In Hermetia illucens chromosome 1, iHerIll2.2.curated.20191125, whole genome shotgun sequence, one genomic interval encodes:
- the LOC119646574 gene encoding RNA-binding motif protein, X-linked-like-3 isoform X3 codes for MKIPFLAIFICVFVETIICASIAEHPSGGSSTRLGYEQDGAASSKSSAIASLGSGRIPRQSRCIRCSYSYDDRYSSYGSRGYPDDYYGRQYGSMRNYYDGGATSRGGYDDRNWYYYTDRYDDRLSRYPDRYGSSALNVIDSNAPRKYDDRYASRTYDRYDIPYGYNDRSDYRTYYNDYRGNGYDNRDYYRGDTGYYRDRFYDRYRGGYGGYEGRYNDRDVYDRYYSKGSFDYRNYRPWDETYRPAPPPPSYSYHDDERNSPPRPSRPYSPHAPSRPLHNDSPNSSGSSSGAPGDSSSPSSSQPSAGSSSSSASGPAGSSSSSSHRYPYNDRPSRPEDDSKRGYAGGWNYLDDRDKDSGYHDSGRDRDRERDQNRDREMGGGRDKDSQSTAYGPRPRPLGGAYLLDRDTNTPVAVNGGNKDSKMEDQPKVSAVEANDGGSTGNSGSSSSSMSSSSDDSNKN; via the exons GCTATTTTCATTTGCGTCTTCGTGGAGACAATTATTTGTGCATCAATTGCCGAGCATCCATCTGGTGGTTCCTCAACACGGCTAGGCTATGAACAGGATGGTGCAGCTTCATCGAAATCCTCGGCGATTGCATCTCTTGGAAGTGGAAGGATACCACGTCAATCTCGATGCATTCGCTGCTCGTACTCGTACGACGACAG GTATAGCAGTTATGGCTCTAGGGGCTATCCAGATGACTATTACGGTCGGCAATATGGAAGCATGCGAAATTACTATGATGGAGGAGCTACCAGTCGAGGTGGCTACGATGATCGAAATTGGTACTATTACACCGATAGATACGATGACAGACTAAGCAGATACCCGGACAGATATGGAAGCAG TGCACTGAACGTGATAGATTCCAACGCACCAAGGAA GTACGATGACCGATATGCTAGCCGTACCTACGACCGCTACGATATCCCTTATGGTTACAACGATCGAAGTGATTACCGAACCTACTACAACGACTACCGTGGCAATGGATACGATAACCGGGACTACTATCGGGGAGACACTGGATATTATAGAG ACCGATTCTACGACCGGTATCGAGGAGGATACGGAGGCTATGAGGGACGATACAATGACCGTGATGTCTACGACAGATACTACAGCAAAGGATCATTCGATTATCGGAACTACCGCCCTTGGGACGAGACCTACAG ACCAGCACCTCCACCACCGTCATACTCATATCACGATGATGAACGCAACTCACCTCCACGGCCATCACGTCCTTATTCACCGCACGCACCATCACGACCCCTTCATAACGACTCGCCGAATTCGTCGGGATCGTCTTCAGGAGCACCGGGAGATTCATCATCACCTTCATCATCACAACCATCAGCCGGGTCATCGTCGTCAAGTGCATCAGGACCAGCCGGGTCATCATCATCTTCGTCACATCGTTACCCATATAATGATAGGCCAAGTCGGCCAGAGGATGACTCAAAGAGAGGCTATGCCGGCGGTTGGAATTATTTAGATGATAGAGACAAAGATTCAGGGTACCATGATAGTGGCCGTGACCGAGATAGGGAACGAGACCAAAATCGTGATAGGGAAATGGGTGGGGGTCGAGACAAGGACTCACAGAG CACTGCGTACGGCCCGCGTCCACGGCCTCTAGGTGGTGCCTACCTTTTGGATCGCGACACCAACACCCCCGTTGCAGTTAATGGCGGCAATAAAGACAGCAAAATGGAGGACCAGCCAAAAGTATCCGCAGTAGAAGCTAACGACGGTGGAAGTACTGGAAATAGTGGTAGCAGCAGTAGCAGCATGAGCAGTTCCTCAGACGACagcaacaaaaattga
- the LOC119646574 gene encoding stress protein DDR48 isoform X2, with the protein MKIPFLAIFICVFVETIICASIAEHPSGGSSTRLGYEQDGAASSKSSAIASLGSGRIPRQSRCIRCSYSYDDRYSSYGSRGYPDDYYGRQYGSMRNYYDGGATSRGGYDDRNWYYYTDRYDDRLSRYPDRYGSRYDDRYASRTYDRYDIPYGYNDRSDYRTYYNDYRGNGYDNRDYYRGDTGYYRDRFYDRYRGGYGGYEGRYNDRDVYDRYYSKGSFDYRNYRPWDETYSGESGFDNSGRGYYFAGRPNNSPPPSYSSSHYRPAPPPPSYSYHDDERNSPPRPSRPYSPHAPSRPLHNDSPNSSGSSSGAPGDSSSPSSSQPSAGSSSSSASGPAGSSSSSSHRYPYNDRPSRPEDDSKRGYAGGWNYLDDRDKDSGYHDSGRDRDRERDQNRDREMGGGRDKDSQSTAYGPRPRPLGGAYLLDRDTNTPVAVNGGNKDSKMEDQPKVSAVEANDGGSTGNSGSSSSSMSSSSDDSNKN; encoded by the exons GCTATTTTCATTTGCGTCTTCGTGGAGACAATTATTTGTGCATCAATTGCCGAGCATCCATCTGGTGGTTCCTCAACACGGCTAGGCTATGAACAGGATGGTGCAGCTTCATCGAAATCCTCGGCGATTGCATCTCTTGGAAGTGGAAGGATACCACGTCAATCTCGATGCATTCGCTGCTCGTACTCGTACGACGACAG GTATAGCAGTTATGGCTCTAGGGGCTATCCAGATGACTATTACGGTCGGCAATATGGAAGCATGCGAAATTACTATGATGGAGGAGCTACCAGTCGAGGTGGCTACGATGATCGAAATTGGTACTATTACACCGATAGATACGATGACAGACTAAGCAGATACCCGGACAGATATGGAAGCAG GTACGATGACCGATATGCTAGCCGTACCTACGACCGCTACGATATCCCTTATGGTTACAACGATCGAAGTGATTACCGAACCTACTACAACGACTACCGTGGCAATGGATACGATAACCGGGACTACTATCGGGGAGACACTGGATATTATAGAG ACCGATTCTACGACCGGTATCGAGGAGGATACGGAGGCTATGAGGGACGATACAATGACCGTGATGTCTACGACAGATACTACAGCAAAGGATCATTCGATTATCGGAACTACCGCCCTTGGGACGAGACCTACAG TGGCGAGTCGGGTTTTGATAATTCCGGTAGAGGATATTACTTTGCCGGTCGTCCGAATAATTCACCCCCGCCATCATATTCGTCCTCTCACTATAGACCAGCACCTCCACCACCGTCATACTCATATCACGATGATGAACGCAACTCACCTCCACGGCCATCACGTCCTTATTCACCGCACGCACCATCACGACCCCTTCATAACGACTCGCCGAATTCGTCGGGATCGTCTTCAGGAGCACCGGGAGATTCATCATCACCTTCATCATCACAACCATCAGCCGGGTCATCGTCGTCAAGTGCATCAGGACCAGCCGGGTCATCATCATCTTCGTCACATCGTTACCCATATAATGATAGGCCAAGTCGGCCAGAGGATGACTCAAAGAGAGGCTATGCCGGCGGTTGGAATTATTTAGATGATAGAGACAAAGATTCAGGGTACCATGATAGTGGCCGTGACCGAGATAGGGAACGAGACCAAAATCGTGATAGGGAAATGGGTGGGGGTCGAGACAAGGACTCACAGAG CACTGCGTACGGCCCGCGTCCACGGCCTCTAGGTGGTGCCTACCTTTTGGATCGCGACACCAACACCCCCGTTGCAGTTAATGGCGGCAATAAAGACAGCAAAATGGAGGACCAGCCAAAAGTATCCGCAGTAGAAGCTAACGACGGTGGAAGTACTGGAAATAGTGGTAGCAGCAGTAGCAGCATGAGCAGTTCCTCAGACGACagcaacaaaaattga
- the LOC119646574 gene encoding RNA-binding motif protein, X-linked-like-3 isoform X1 yields the protein MKIPFLAIFICVFVETIICASIAEHPSGGSSTRLGYEQDGAASSKSSAIASLGSGRIPRQSRCIRCSYSYDDRYSSYGSRGYPDDYYGRQYGSMRNYYDGGATSRGGYDDRNWYYYTDRYDDRLSRYPDRYGSSALNVIDSNAPRKYDDRYASRTYDRYDIPYGYNDRSDYRTYYNDYRGNGYDNRDYYRGDTGYYRDRFYDRYRGGYGGYEGRYNDRDVYDRYYSKGSFDYRNYRPWDETYSGESGFDNSGRGYYFAGRPNNSPPPSYSSSHYRPAPPPPSYSYHDDERNSPPRPSRPYSPHAPSRPLHNDSPNSSGSSSGAPGDSSSPSSSQPSAGSSSSSASGPAGSSSSSSHRYPYNDRPSRPEDDSKRGYAGGWNYLDDRDKDSGYHDSGRDRDRERDQNRDREMGGGRDKDSQSTAYGPRPRPLGGAYLLDRDTNTPVAVNGGNKDSKMEDQPKVSAVEANDGGSTGNSGSSSSSMSSSSDDSNKN from the exons GCTATTTTCATTTGCGTCTTCGTGGAGACAATTATTTGTGCATCAATTGCCGAGCATCCATCTGGTGGTTCCTCAACACGGCTAGGCTATGAACAGGATGGTGCAGCTTCATCGAAATCCTCGGCGATTGCATCTCTTGGAAGTGGAAGGATACCACGTCAATCTCGATGCATTCGCTGCTCGTACTCGTACGACGACAG GTATAGCAGTTATGGCTCTAGGGGCTATCCAGATGACTATTACGGTCGGCAATATGGAAGCATGCGAAATTACTATGATGGAGGAGCTACCAGTCGAGGTGGCTACGATGATCGAAATTGGTACTATTACACCGATAGATACGATGACAGACTAAGCAGATACCCGGACAGATATGGAAGCAG TGCACTGAACGTGATAGATTCCAACGCACCAAGGAA GTACGATGACCGATATGCTAGCCGTACCTACGACCGCTACGATATCCCTTATGGTTACAACGATCGAAGTGATTACCGAACCTACTACAACGACTACCGTGGCAATGGATACGATAACCGGGACTACTATCGGGGAGACACTGGATATTATAGAG ACCGATTCTACGACCGGTATCGAGGAGGATACGGAGGCTATGAGGGACGATACAATGACCGTGATGTCTACGACAGATACTACAGCAAAGGATCATTCGATTATCGGAACTACCGCCCTTGGGACGAGACCTACAG TGGCGAGTCGGGTTTTGATAATTCCGGTAGAGGATATTACTTTGCCGGTCGTCCGAATAATTCACCCCCGCCATCATATTCGTCCTCTCACTATAGACCAGCACCTCCACCACCGTCATACTCATATCACGATGATGAACGCAACTCACCTCCACGGCCATCACGTCCTTATTCACCGCACGCACCATCACGACCCCTTCATAACGACTCGCCGAATTCGTCGGGATCGTCTTCAGGAGCACCGGGAGATTCATCATCACCTTCATCATCACAACCATCAGCCGGGTCATCGTCGTCAAGTGCATCAGGACCAGCCGGGTCATCATCATCTTCGTCACATCGTTACCCATATAATGATAGGCCAAGTCGGCCAGAGGATGACTCAAAGAGAGGCTATGCCGGCGGTTGGAATTATTTAGATGATAGAGACAAAGATTCAGGGTACCATGATAGTGGCCGTGACCGAGATAGGGAACGAGACCAAAATCGTGATAGGGAAATGGGTGGGGGTCGAGACAAGGACTCACAGAG CACTGCGTACGGCCCGCGTCCACGGCCTCTAGGTGGTGCCTACCTTTTGGATCGCGACACCAACACCCCCGTTGCAGTTAATGGCGGCAATAAAGACAGCAAAATGGAGGACCAGCCAAAAGTATCCGCAGTAGAAGCTAACGACGGTGGAAGTACTGGAAATAGTGGTAGCAGCAGTAGCAGCATGAGCAGTTCCTCAGACGACagcaacaaaaattga
- the LOC119646574 gene encoding DNA-directed RNA polymerase II subunit rpb1 isoform X4, whose amino-acid sequence MKIPFLAIFICVFVETIICASIAEHPSGGSSTRLGYEQDGAASSKSSAIASLGSGRIPRQSRCIRCSYSYDDRYSSYGSRGYPDDYYGRQYGSMRNYYDGGATSRGGYDDRNWYYYTDRYDDRLSRYPDRYGSSALNVIDSNAPRKYDDRYASRTYDRYDIPYGYNDRSDYRTYYNDYRGNGYDNRDYYRGDTGYYRDRFYDRYRGGYGGYEGRYNDRDVYDRYYSKGSFDYRNYRPWDETYSGESGFDNSGRGYYFAGRPNNSPPPSYSSSHYRPAPPPPSYSYHDDERNSPPRPSRPYSPHAPSRPLHNDSPNSSGSSSGAPGDSSSPSSSQPSAGSSSSSASGPAGSSSSSSHRYPYNDRPSRPEDDSKRGYAGGWNYLDDRDKDSGYHDSGRDRDRERDQNRDREMGGGRDKDSQRSLLSPLVALRTARVHGL is encoded by the exons GCTATTTTCATTTGCGTCTTCGTGGAGACAATTATTTGTGCATCAATTGCCGAGCATCCATCTGGTGGTTCCTCAACACGGCTAGGCTATGAACAGGATGGTGCAGCTTCATCGAAATCCTCGGCGATTGCATCTCTTGGAAGTGGAAGGATACCACGTCAATCTCGATGCATTCGCTGCTCGTACTCGTACGACGACAG GTATAGCAGTTATGGCTCTAGGGGCTATCCAGATGACTATTACGGTCGGCAATATGGAAGCATGCGAAATTACTATGATGGAGGAGCTACCAGTCGAGGTGGCTACGATGATCGAAATTGGTACTATTACACCGATAGATACGATGACAGACTAAGCAGATACCCGGACAGATATGGAAGCAG TGCACTGAACGTGATAGATTCCAACGCACCAAGGAA GTACGATGACCGATATGCTAGCCGTACCTACGACCGCTACGATATCCCTTATGGTTACAACGATCGAAGTGATTACCGAACCTACTACAACGACTACCGTGGCAATGGATACGATAACCGGGACTACTATCGGGGAGACACTGGATATTATAGAG ACCGATTCTACGACCGGTATCGAGGAGGATACGGAGGCTATGAGGGACGATACAATGACCGTGATGTCTACGACAGATACTACAGCAAAGGATCATTCGATTATCGGAACTACCGCCCTTGGGACGAGACCTACAG TGGCGAGTCGGGTTTTGATAATTCCGGTAGAGGATATTACTTTGCCGGTCGTCCGAATAATTCACCCCCGCCATCATATTCGTCCTCTCACTATAGACCAGCACCTCCACCACCGTCATACTCATATCACGATGATGAACGCAACTCACCTCCACGGCCATCACGTCCTTATTCACCGCACGCACCATCACGACCCCTTCATAACGACTCGCCGAATTCGTCGGGATCGTCTTCAGGAGCACCGGGAGATTCATCATCACCTTCATCATCACAACCATCAGCCGGGTCATCGTCGTCAAGTGCATCAGGACCAGCCGGGTCATCATCATCTTCGTCACATCGTTACCCATATAATGATAGGCCAAGTCGGCCAGAGGATGACTCAAAGAGAGGCTATGCCGGCGGTTGGAATTATTTAGATGATAGAGACAAAGATTCAGGGTACCATGATAGTGGCCGTGACCGAGATAGGGAACGAGACCAAAATCGTGATAGGGAAATGGGTGGGGGTCGAGACAAGGACTCACAGAG GTCTCTTCTCTCTCCCCTTGTAGCACTGCGTACGGCCCGCGTCCACGGCCTCTAG